The following are encoded in a window of Chaetodon auriga isolate fChaAug3 chromosome 24, fChaAug3.hap1, whole genome shotgun sequence genomic DNA:
- the vgf gene encoding uncharacterized protein vgf codes for MIGYHDASSALTLMVLLTGAFLFHLSTPNPINTPGDVNNPHKDIPPGLSVSGDGQNKDEERQSLQKEEAEDEEELFKDVDPKTLAAVLLEALNHSQVDRRWEGQEHNGTEEDMKAGISKVEKEESHREVRTMEGADRDRDGRQELELLMATQRKDQEREEEAERKKAQEEEEKMTEKVTSRTTSQTIQVKTQQQHPNPDGGGENRQDAAPQQKPNSPTQGSNEEEEQLSPEELKSLETMMQEFPRLNTATKREGDSKQNQRESRGYSSYNIIPLNKGSDFAMSKKKLKWQEETQKALNFPTSTGNFIDDFEDNNYASNDAAQSHLPAEQEVIEDDEPESEGDEEDEEVLSPEEEELQAKVEQEEMRRQAAEAQRAKIEEEKLADIASDMLLRYMVKQNNGNNKYSLSLSNAVEDKRSDEKPEVAEDDDIDPQTIDKLIEISSKLHLPADDVVDIISDVEKKKKKDVPPEMTSHWQQPVTLLSSSLSSTNGFLASQILANQNSVPISKQLSPGVNLLKTWFQEKSPKKSQDLGSKLSKPLLTSQNVWPKPQKPMSIKQKLWFKSPKSVWTNYPFYPYTYSSFYQRKAYPDYHPIFFPPPPRPRPRYYVPKPTHSLTKFLGNSMDDAFTFGPKSHYQSWVQPQLRKSSADLQQKPHYSSYPLPLYPRTVHPLPMPKPRSPPQIPLIPLQQKQFYYSALEPAVTRNEDYYVGEKQLYSSNRDNLKKYIQQILMKRPQILD; via the coding sequence ATGATTGGGTACCATGATGCTTCAAGTGCCCTTACCCTCATGGTCCTCTTAACAGGggcttttcttttccatctATCCACCCCTAATCCAATCAACACCCCTGGAGATGTCAATAACCCACACAAAGATATTCCTCCTGGACTGTCAGTGTCAGGCGATGGGCAAAACAAGGATGAGGAGAGACAATCATTAcagaaagaagaggcagaggatgaagaggaactCTTTAAAGATGTGGATCCCAAAACACTAGCAGCAGTTTTACTGGAGGCGCTGAATCATTCTCAAGTAGACAGAAGATGGGAGGGGCAGGAGCACAATGGGACAGAAGAAGATATGAAGGCTGGCATAAGCAAGGTTGAAAAAGAAGAGTCACACAGGGAAGTAAGAACAATGGAGGGAGCAGACCGAGACAGAGATGGACGACAAGAGTTAGAGTTGCTGATGGCCACACAGAGGAAGGaccaggagagagaggaggaagcagagaggaagaaagctcaggaagaagaggagaagatgacAGAGAAGGTCACCAGTCGTACCACAAGCCAGACAATCCAggtcaaaacacagcagcagcatcctaatccagatggaggaggggagaaCAGGCAAGATGCTGCACCCCAGCAGAAACCAAACAGCCCTACACAAGGTagcaatgaggaggaggagcaacTCAGCCCTGAGGAGCTAAAGAGCCTTGAGACTATGATGCAGGAGTTTCCTCGTTTGAACACAGCCACCAAGAGGGAGGGAGATTCAAAgcaaaaccagagagagagcagaggttACAGCAGCTACAACATCATACCACTCAACAAAGGCAGTGACTTTGCCATGTCTAAGAAGAAACTGAAATGGCaagaggagacacagaaagCCCTGAACTTCCCAACATCCACGGGGAATtttattgatgattttgagGACAATAATTATGCTAGCAATGATGCAGCACAGTCCCATCttccagcagagcaggaggtgaTTGAAGATGATGAACCAGAGAGCGAGGGGgacgaggaagacgaggaggtgTTAAgtcctgaggaggaggagcttcaGGCTAaagtggagcaggaggagatgaggagacagGCAGCTGAGGCACAGAGAGCCAAGATAGAGGAAGAGAAGTTGGCCGACATTGCCTCTGACATGCTGCTGCGGTACATGGTCAAACAGAATAACGGTAACAACAAGTACAGCTTGTCTCTGTCCAATGCTGTGGAGGACAAGAGGTCTGATGAGAAACCGGAAGTGGCAGAGGATGATGATATTGATCCCCAGACTATTGACAAACTGATTGAGATCTCCAGCAAGCTCCACCTCCCCGCTGATGATGTGGTCGATATTATCAGTGatgtggagaagaagaagaagaaagatgtgCCGCCTGAGATGACATCTCATTGGCAACAACCTGTAACTCTGCTGTCTTCTTCATTGTCATCTACTAATGGTTTCTTAGCATCACAGATTTTAGCCAATCAAAATAGTGTCCCCATCTCTAAACAACTCTCTCCTGGTGTCAATCTCCTCAAAACATGGTTCCAGGAAAAATCACCAAAGAAATCACAGGACCTCGGAAGCAAACTTTCCAAGCCTTTGCTAACCAGTCAAAATGTTTGGCCCAAACCTCAGAAGCCTatgtcaatcaaacagaaacTCTGGTTCAAATCACCTAAGTCTGTTTGGACCAACTACCCTTTTTACCCCTACACATACTCATCTTTCTACCAGAGGAAGGCTTACCCAGACTACCAccccattttttttcctcctccccctaGACCTAGACCTCGTTACTATGTCCCCAAACCCACTCATAGCCTCACCAAGTTCCTGGGAAATTCTATGGATgatgcttttacttttggtcCCAAAAGCCATTACCAGAGCTGGGTCCAACCCCAACTGAGAAAATCCTCCGCAGACCTCCAGCAGAAGCCTCACTACTCCAGCTATCCCCTCCCTCTGTACCCCCGGACAGTTCATCCACTACCCATGCCCAAACCACGTTCTCCTCCCCAAATACCTTTGATCCCTCTTCAACAGAAGCAGTTTTATTATTCAGCCCTGGAACCTGCAGTGACAAGAAATGAAGATTATTATGTTGGTGAAAAGCAGCTATACAGTAGTAACCGTGACAATCTGAAGAAATATATACAGCAGATACTCATGAAGAGACCACAAATATTGGACTGA